CCGGCGCAGGTTTCTGGCCCGCGGCAGGTTTCTGGCCGGGTACAGGTTTCCTGCCCGCGGCAGTATTTTTTCCCGGGACAGGCTCCGGGGCAAGTACCGGTTCGTGGCCGGGTGAAGGTTCCTGGCCCGCTACGGGGACGCCGGTCTGTTCGGCCAGCTTCTGCCTGGCCATGGCCCGGCGGTTCATCACGGCGGCACGTTCTGCCAGCGCAATCTGCTCCGCCAGGACCTGCGGGTCCACCGCTTCCGGATCCAGGGACGCGATGTGCTGCATCTTGGCGATCTGGTTCTTGGCCTGCTCGACGATCAGGGTCCTGGCCGCCAACGCTTGTTCAACGGTCATCCCCTCGGGAGCCGTGGAAGTCCGCGAAGCCGCAACTGGATTGCTGGCAACCTTGGGGTCCCGGACGGCCGGGGAGTTTTCCTTGCCGGAACGGCTTCCGGGCTCGTTCACCACTGGATCGGCTGACGCGGCGGGGGCCACGATCGGGGTAGCGGCGGTAAGTGCCTGCTCCTTGAGCTGCTGCAGGCGGAGTTGGCGCCGTGTGGGCGCACCGCCGCCTGCCAGCTGACCCTCTTTTTCTTCCAGCTCCTTGATGGTCCGCAGTGCGGCCCGGTCCCGGGCACGGATCTGCGAGGAACGCTGGGTGAGTGTCTGTTCGGATGCCTGGGAAGTTGCCCCTGGGGCACCGGGGGCAGGCCGTTTTGCGGCAGGAGAAAGCTCATCCGTACCTGTGGACACGGATGTCTCTTGTCCTTCCCTGGCCTTCCGGAGTTCCCGGCGGCTGCGGATGGGGGGCTGTTCCTGACTCATTGAGAACTCATTCAGTGCTGGCTGGTTCGCTTGCTTCGGAGGTTGGAGCTTTCCCGCCTGCCGGATCCTCCAAGTAAAGGCCGTACTTGGCAATGTACTGCACCACCCCGTCAGGAACGAGGTACCAGACAGGATTGTTCGCGGCCACGCGGGAACGGCAGTCCGTGGAGGAGATGGCCATCGCCGGTACCTCCAGCAGGCTGACATCCGTCCGGCCCATGCCGTCCAGCACGTGCCCCGGCCTGGTCACGCCAACGAAATGGGCCAGGGACCACAGTTCGTCAATGTCCTTCCAGGACAGGATCTGCGCCATGGCGTCTGCTCCGGTGATAAAGAACAGGTCCGCGTCCGGGCGCTGGGCGCGCAGGTCACGCAGGGTGTCGATGGTGTAGGTGGTCCCGGGACGGTCCACGTCAACCCTGCTGACAGTGAACCGAGGGTTGGAGGCGGTGGCGATGACGGTCATCAGGTACCGGTGCTCCGCCTCGGTGACCTGCTTGTGGGACTTCTGCCATGGCTGCCCGGTAGGAACGAAAACAACCTCATCCAGGTCGAACTCCGCAGCCACTTCACTGGCTGCCACGAGGTGGCCGTGATGGATGGGATCAAACGTCCCGCCCATCACGCCCAGCCGCAGCCTGCCATTGGCACCGTTCCGGTGCAAAGCGCGGGAAATGTTAGTGGCCCTGCCCGTGATCGTGCTTGTTCGGGTGCTGGCGGTGCGGATCCGCGTGCTCCTCAGTAGCAGAGTGGCGGTTGCCCAGGTTGTTGTAGGAGAGGGTGATGAACATCAGCACCACCAGGATGGCGAAAATGCTGACGCCGAAAACCCACGGCTCAACCCACAGCGGCGCGAGCTGTTCATGTTCTCCGCCCTCGGCGACGGTTGTGGCAATCTGCTGGAACAGCATGTTCTCCCCTAGTACTCAAAGGATTGTGGCAGCGGAAAGCTCCGCCGTTTCTGACTTCTGGTCTATGTTACCGCGTTGCTACCCGCGGACCTGGCCCTCGCCCTGCACGATCCACTTGGTGGTGGTGAGCTCGGTCAGGCCCATGGGGCCGCGGGCATGCAGCTTCTGGGTGGAGATGCCCACCTCCGCGCCAAGGCCCAGTTCCCCGCCGTCGGTGAACCGGGTGGAAGCGTTGACGATCACCGCGGCGGAGTCCACTTCGCCGATAAATCGCTCGGCGTTGGACAGGTTGTTGGTGAGGATCGCTTCGGTGTGCCCCGTGGTCCAGGTGCGGATGTGCTGCACGGCTTCGTCGAGGCTGTCCACCATGGCAACGGCAAGGTCGAGGTCCATGTACTCGGTGCCCCAGTCCTCGTCGGTGGCCGGTTCCGACTCGATCGAGGCGGGAAGGGCAGCGCGGATGCGCTCGTCGACGTGCAGCCGGACGCCTGCCTTGCTGAGGGCCGCGGCGACGGCGGGCAGCACGGTGGAGCCGGAGTGGACCAGCAGGGTCTCCACGGTGTTGCACACGCTGGGACGCTGCGTCTTGGCATTCAGGAGGATCTCCACTGCCATGTCTTCGCTGGCGGATTCGTCAATGAAGATGTGCACGTTCCCCTCCCCTGTCTCGATGACCGGGACGGCGGAATTGGTGACCACTGTCTGGATGAGGTCACGGCCGCCGCGGGGAATGAGCACGTCCACCCGGCCGCGTGCGCGCATAAGGACGTTGGCACCGGCGCGCCCGTACCGGTCCACGGTCTGCACGGCATCAGCAGGCAGGCCGACCGATTCCAGTGCCTCACGCAGTACGCGGACCAGGACTTCATTGGTGGACTCGGCTGCGCTGCCGCCGCGCAGGATCACCGCGTTGCCGCTCTTGAGGGCAAGTCCTGCAATATCCACCGTGACGTTGGGCCGTGCCTCATAGATGGCGGCAACCACGCCCATGGGTACGTTGACCTGCCGCAGGCGAAGCCCGTTGGGCAGAGTCTGCCCGCGGACCACGTTGCCTACGGGATCAGGAAGGTTGGCCAGATTCTCCAGGGCAGCGACAAGCCCGGCGATCCGGGCATCGGTGAGCGTGAGCCGGTCCAGCATGGCTGCTGAAGTACCGTTGGCTTTGCCTGCCGCGACA
This genomic interval from Arthrobacter sp. SLBN-100 contains the following:
- the nadD gene encoding nicotinate-nucleotide adenylyltransferase, encoding MHRNGANGRLRLGVMGGTFDPIHHGHLVAASEVAAEFDLDEVVFVPTGQPWQKSHKQVTEAEHRYLMTVIATASNPRFTVSRVDVDRPGTTYTIDTLRDLRAQRPDADLFFITGADAMAQILSWKDIDELWSLAHFVGVTRPGHVLDGMGRTDVSLLEVPAMAISSTDCRSRVAANNPVWYLVPDGVVQYIAKYGLYLEDPAGGKAPTSEASEPASTE
- a CDS encoding glutamate-5-semialdehyde dehydrogenase; the protein is MTEALIHKTAENSGDTAAASTVQPADSSAAKVPAEAPVSGSGDVEAAVHAIADRSRHAARRMAMANRAWKDRALRAVGAALQANTAGILAANAKDVAAGKANGTSAAMLDRLTLTDARIAGLVAALENLANLPDPVGNVVRGQTLPNGLRLRQVNVPMGVVAAIYEARPNVTVDIAGLALKSGNAVILRGGSAAESTNEVLVRVLREALESVGLPADAVQTVDRYGRAGANVLMRARGRVDVLIPRGGRDLIQTVVTNSAVPVIETGEGNVHIFIDESASEDMAVEILLNAKTQRPSVCNTVETLLVHSGSTVLPAVAAALSKAGVRLHVDERIRAALPASIESEPATDEDWGTEYMDLDLAVAMVDSLDEAVQHIRTWTTGHTEAILTNNLSNAERFIGEVDSAAVIVNASTRFTDGGELGLGAEVGISTQKLHARGPMGLTELTTTKWIVQGEGQVRG